Proteins encoded within one genomic window of Alteribacter populi:
- the nuoL gene encoding NADH-quinone oxidoreductase subunit L, translating into MLQYAWFIPVFPLIAFIVLLLFGRGLKEKSSYVGIAALALSFLFSVYVLFDRIGGETYTYTVNWMTFGENTVSMGYEVTALNAMMLIIVTVVSLVVHIFSKEYMSEDNRIHVFYGYLGLFTFSMLGLVLAPNILQLFIFWELVGLCSFLLVGFWYFKPEAASAAKKAFLTTRIGDVGLLIGLILLFNATGSFEYGAAFAAIEGGLVSDTLVTVIAICIFLGAVGKSAQFPLHVWLPDAMEGPTPVSALIHAATMVAAGVYLVAVMYPIFLASSTAMTVVAYTGAITAIFAATIALVNTDIKRILAYSTISQLGFMMLALGTAGYVAGMFHLMTHAFFKALLFLGAGSVIYALHHRQDINKMGGLWSRMKGTSVTFLIGALAIAGVFPLAGFWSKEEILASVWANGDYLLFTMAVVTAFLTAFYMFRLFFKAFTGTFRGEHVPQENSKLMTGPLTILAILAIVAGLINAPFTGHALEGFLTEGMNYGAQAHGELWLAALSLLVAFGGIALAWMIYGKRPNQENTTISSKVPRVHALLLNKYYIDELYEKVFVQPTIGISRLLGAVDQKIVDAAVNLLGRSTRSAGKSFGKQHNGQMQTYGLVSVVGGIAIIVVAFVVRGYFG; encoded by the coding sequence ATGTTACAGTATGCCTGGTTCATCCCGGTTTTTCCGCTGATCGCCTTTATCGTGCTGCTTCTGTTTGGCAGGGGGTTAAAAGAAAAATCCTCTTATGTTGGGATTGCAGCACTGGCGCTGTCGTTTCTTTTCTCCGTCTATGTTCTATTCGACCGAATTGGCGGTGAAACGTACACGTATACCGTAAACTGGATGACATTTGGGGAAAATACGGTTTCGATGGGATATGAAGTAACAGCTTTAAACGCGATGATGCTCATAATCGTAACCGTTGTAAGTCTTGTTGTTCACATTTTTTCAAAAGAGTACATGAGTGAAGATAACCGGATCCACGTATTTTACGGATATTTAGGCTTGTTCACATTTTCGATGCTCGGACTTGTGCTAGCACCTAATATTCTTCAACTCTTCATTTTTTGGGAGCTTGTCGGTCTCTGTTCGTTCTTGCTCGTCGGCTTCTGGTATTTCAAACCCGAAGCGGCCTCAGCAGCGAAGAAGGCGTTTCTCACAACGAGAATTGGAGATGTAGGGCTGTTAATCGGGCTCATTCTTCTCTTTAATGCAACAGGAAGCTTTGAGTACGGAGCAGCGTTTGCAGCCATCGAAGGCGGCCTTGTATCCGATACCCTCGTTACGGTCATTGCCATCTGTATTTTCTTAGGGGCAGTCGGGAAATCGGCACAGTTTCCGCTTCATGTATGGCTACCCGACGCAATGGAAGGTCCGACACCGGTCAGTGCTCTCATTCACGCCGCAACAATGGTCGCAGCAGGTGTCTATTTAGTGGCTGTTATGTACCCAATCTTCCTTGCCTCAAGCACGGCGATGACGGTAGTCGCCTATACTGGGGCGATAACAGCGATCTTTGCGGCGACAATTGCCCTTGTAAATACAGACATCAAACGCATTCTCGCCTATTCAACGATCAGCCAGCTCGGGTTTATGATGCTCGCTTTAGGAACGGCAGGATACGTGGCTGGGATGTTTCACCTCATGACACATGCGTTCTTCAAAGCACTCCTGTTTTTAGGAGCTGGCTCAGTTATTTATGCACTTCATCACCGGCAGGACATTAACAAAATGGGCGGTCTGTGGAGCCGGATGAAAGGCACTTCGGTTACGTTTTTAATCGGTGCCCTCGCCATCGCAGGAGTCTTCCCGTTAGCCGGATTTTGGAGTAAGGAAGAAATTCTCGCATCCGTTTGGGCAAACGGAGATTATCTCTTATTCACGATGGCCGTTGTTACTGCGTTTTTAACAGCCTTTTATATGTTCCGCCTCTTTTTCAAAGCATTTACAGGAACATTCAGAGGCGAACACGTACCACAAGAAAATTCAAAACTGATGACAGGACCACTGACAATCCTTGCAATCCTTGCGATAGTAGCAGGACTGATCAACGCGCCATTTACCGGTCACGCCTTAGAAGGCTTTCTAACAGAAGGAATGAATTACGGAGCACAAGCCCATGGCGAACTGTGGCTGGCAGCGCTTTCGTTACTCGTCGCATTCGGTGGAATCGCCTTAGCCTGGATGATTTATGGAAAAAGGCCGAATCAAGAGAACACGACGATTTCAAGCAAGGTACCGCGAGTTCACGCACTGCTTCTTAACAAATACTACATCGATGAGCTTTATGAAAAAGTGTTTGTTCAACCAACGATCGGGATCAGCCGTCTTCTAGGAGCAGTCGACCAGAAAATCGTTGATGCTGCCGTGAATCTTCTTGGGCGCTCAACTCGAAGTGCCGGAAAAAGCTTTGGAAAACAACATAACGGGCAAATGCAAACGTACGGCTTAGTTAGCGTCGTTGGCGGAATCGCAATCATTGTGGTTGCCTTTGTTGTAAGGGGGTATTTCGGATGA
- the nuoK gene encoding NADH-quinone oxidoreductase subunit NuoK yields the protein MVSLNLFLALAAILFCIGLYGILTRRHLVIVLVCIELMLNAVNINLIAFSSIGPFANITGQVFTLFVITVAAAEAAVGLAILIALYRNRASIDAIKQDLMRW from the coding sequence ATGGTGTCGCTTAATCTCTTCTTAGCACTGGCTGCAATTTTGTTTTGCATCGGGCTGTATGGCATTTTAACGAGGCGCCATTTAGTCATCGTCCTCGTCTGTATTGAACTTATGCTCAACGCAGTTAACATCAATTTGATTGCTTTTTCGAGTATAGGGCCATTCGCTAACATTACCGGGCAAGTGTTTACGTTGTTTGTCATTACCGTGGCAGCAGCAGAGGCGGCCGTTGGATTAGCCATTCTCATTGCTCTTTATCGAAATAGGGCATCCATTGACGCAATCAAACAAGACTTAATGCGCTGGTAA
- a CDS encoding NADH-quinone oxidoreductase subunit J, with protein sequence MSAEMIFFLVLGLAAIVGAVLVLILNKISHRVLAMAFSFFAVAGLYFLLRAEFIGIIQIMVYVGAISILFVFGMMMTDHRSVSFGPERGKAHKIVSFIGVGALLGGMLYGVLGLDLPANNEPFIGTAEKVGLELYGHYVIAFQGAAILLLAALVGAIVLARKEEE encoded by the coding sequence GTGAGTGCGGAGATGATCTTTTTTCTCGTCTTAGGTTTGGCTGCCATCGTGGGTGCTGTCCTCGTTCTTATTTTAAACAAGATTTCTCACCGTGTGCTGGCAATGGCATTTTCCTTTTTTGCAGTCGCGGGGCTTTACTTTTTGCTGCGAGCGGAGTTCATCGGGATTATTCAGATTATGGTCTATGTAGGAGCGATTTCGATCCTCTTTGTATTCGGTATGATGATGACCGATCATCGTTCGGTTAGCTTTGGTCCTGAACGGGGAAAAGCTCATAAAATCGTTAGCTTTATAGGCGTTGGTGCTCTTTTAGGAGGCATGCTTTACGGCGTTCTTGGACTCGATCTTCCTGCTAACAATGAGCCATTTATCGGCACAGCTGAAAAAGTGGGGCTGGAGCTTTACGGTCATTATGTAATTGCATTCCAGGGAGCTGCGATCCTTCTGTTAGCAGCCCTTGTCGGAGCAATCGTGCTTGCACGGAAGGAGGAGGAATGA
- the nuoH gene encoding NADH-quinone oxidoreductase subunit NuoH, translating into MDLLFMVIYAACILALLLGAVTYAILFERKVIGYMQVRLGPNRYGPWGMLQTIADVSKLLLKEDVIPRAADRPVFVMAPVIAFVPSFAIYATISWSETIYGADLNIGVLYFIGISSITTLGVIMGGWSSNNKYSLLGAMRGVAQVISYEIPLVLSIVGVVILAGSLNFRDIVFYQESIGLWLIIPQFLGFLVYMIAAIAELNRSPFDLPEADSELVSGYHTEYSGFRFAFFMLAEYVYAIAISALATTLFLGGWLGPAFLPGIVWFLLKMCLFMFIWFWLRATLPRARVDHLMAFGWKVLIPIALLNIVITSIIKVWMG; encoded by the coding sequence ATGGACCTGTTGTTTATGGTTATTTACGCAGCGTGTATTCTCGCACTCCTGCTCGGAGCAGTGACATATGCAATCCTTTTTGAACGAAAGGTCATCGGCTATATGCAAGTAAGACTTGGGCCAAACCGTTACGGACCGTGGGGGATGCTGCAAACCATTGCCGACGTTTCGAAGCTTCTCTTAAAAGAAGACGTCATCCCACGAGCTGCGGACCGACCGGTATTTGTGATGGCCCCTGTCATTGCCTTTGTCCCGTCGTTTGCGATTTACGCAACGATTTCTTGGAGCGAAACGATTTATGGAGCAGATCTCAACATCGGCGTGCTGTACTTTATTGGTATTTCCTCCATCACAACCCTTGGCGTCATTATGGGCGGATGGAGTTCAAACAATAAATACTCATTACTCGGTGCAATGCGCGGAGTAGCACAAGTGATAAGCTACGAAATTCCCCTCGTGCTATCGATTGTTGGGGTCGTCATTTTAGCTGGCTCACTAAATTTTCGCGACATCGTTTTTTACCAGGAAAGCATCGGCCTTTGGTTGATCATTCCGCAGTTTCTAGGTTTCCTAGTTTATATGATTGCTGCGATTGCCGAGTTAAACCGCTCACCGTTTGACTTGCCAGAAGCAGACTCAGAGCTCGTATCGGGCTATCACACGGAGTATTCCGGATTTCGATTTGCCTTCTTTATGCTAGCTGAATATGTTTATGCAATTGCGATCTCTGCACTTGCGACCACGTTATTCTTAGGTGGTTGGTTAGGACCTGCCTTTTTACCGGGAATCGTCTGGTTCTTGTTGAAAATGTGTTTGTTTATGTTCATCTGGTTCTGGCTGCGTGCCACATTGCCTCGCGCAAGGGTCGACCACTTAATGGCTTTCGGGTGGAAAGTGCTCATCCCGATTGCGCTGCTCAACATTGTGATTACGTCGATCATTAAAGTTTGGATGGGGTGA
- a CDS encoding NADH-quinone oxidoreductase subunit D has translation MSIRSEQMTLNMGPQHPSTHGVFRLKLTIEGETIKKAEPIIGYLHRGSEKLAENLLYTQFIPYTDRLDYLNAMTNNYIYCAGVEELLDWEIPERAEYLRVLVVELNRIASHLVWWGTFLLDIGALSPFLYAFRDRDLILDRLNEISGARMTFNYIRIGGVKWDAPDGWIDNVLETVKEVRENIKEYDNLVTGNEIFQARTMGVGKITQEEAINWGLSGPTARGSGIKFDLRKEEPYSIYDRFDFDIPTFEEGDVYARYKTRIAEMHESLKIVEQACAQIPDGEIIHKKGKRIMMIKPPAGEVYKRCEASKGEIGVYVVSNGKTKPHRVKLRRPSFVNVQILQELLVDEPIANLVAIFGSLDVVLGEVDA, from the coding sequence ATGTCGATTCGTTCGGAACAAATGACGTTAAACATGGGTCCGCAACACCCGAGTACACATGGCGTATTTCGTTTGAAGCTTACTATCGAAGGTGAAACGATCAAAAAGGCGGAGCCGATAATCGGATATTTACATCGTGGATCTGAAAAGCTTGCGGAAAACCTTCTTTACACGCAATTTATCCCTTACACAGACCGTCTCGACTACTTAAATGCGATGACGAATAATTACATTTACTGTGCAGGTGTGGAAGAGCTTCTCGACTGGGAAATTCCCGAGCGTGCTGAATACTTACGCGTCCTCGTCGTCGAGCTTAATCGTATTGCCAGCCACCTTGTCTGGTGGGGGACGTTCCTTTTAGATATTGGCGCTCTAAGTCCGTTTCTTTATGCGTTCCGAGACCGTGATCTCATTTTGGACCGGCTCAATGAAATAAGCGGCGCAAGAATGACCTTTAACTATATCCGCATCGGAGGAGTCAAGTGGGATGCGCCGGACGGCTGGATTGACAATGTACTGGAAACGGTAAAAGAAGTGCGTGAAAACATTAAAGAATACGATAACCTCGTAACCGGCAATGAAATTTTCCAAGCACGAACGATGGGGGTCGGGAAAATAACGCAGGAAGAGGCAATTAATTGGGGGTTATCGGGACCAACTGCTCGAGGGAGCGGCATCAAATTCGATCTTAGAAAAGAAGAGCCGTATTCGATTTACGATCGCTTCGACTTTGATATTCCAACCTTTGAAGAAGGAGATGTGTACGCTCGCTATAAAACGCGGATTGCTGAGATGCATGAGTCGCTTAAAATTGTCGAGCAAGCGTGCGCGCAAATTCCTGATGGGGAGATTATTCATAAAAAAGGCAAGCGAATTATGATGATCAAACCGCCAGCAGGTGAGGTGTATAAGCGCTGTGAAGCATCGAAAGGAGAAATTGGCGTTTACGTTGTTAGTAATGGTAAAACGAAGCCGCACCGCGTGAAGCTTAGACGCCCATCATTTGTTAATGTCCAAATTCTCCAAGAGCTTCTTGTTGATGAGCCGATTGCGAACCTAGTTGCTATTTTCGGGAGTCTGGATGTCGTGCTCGGGGAGGTCGATGCGTAA
- a CDS encoding NADH-quinone oxidoreductase subunit C, which translates to MSEQLLDQISQSIKKIQGEDAIEEAKMNFGKPMIVLDTSHWTSQVVQMLHDDPELKFDFLSCLSGIDYEEHMEVVYNFYSIPQDHYLYVKVKTSREQPSVQSVQPIWKTADWLERETYDLLGIDFPGHWNMKRILLEDDWEGHPLRKDYVTDKKALGLD; encoded by the coding sequence ATGAGCGAACAGCTCCTTGACCAAATCTCTCAAAGTATCAAAAAAATCCAAGGTGAAGACGCCATTGAAGAAGCAAAGATGAACTTTGGAAAACCGATGATTGTATTAGACACTTCCCATTGGACATCGCAAGTTGTCCAAATGCTGCATGATGATCCTGAATTGAAATTTGATTTTCTCAGCTGTCTCTCAGGGATAGATTATGAAGAGCATATGGAGGTTGTCTATAACTTTTATTCCATTCCCCAAGACCACTATCTTTACGTAAAGGTGAAAACGTCACGTGAACAACCGTCTGTTCAATCCGTCCAGCCGATTTGGAAAACAGCGGATTGGTTAGAAAGAGAGACTTACGACTTGTTAGGTATTGATTTCCCCGGCCACTGGAACATGAAACGTATTTTACTGGAGGATGATTGGGAAGGACACCCACTCCGTAAAGACTACGTCACTGATAAAAAAGCATTAGGCTTGGATTAG
- a CDS encoding NuoB/complex I 20 kDa subunit family protein: protein MDIKGFKELDHYDPRVAEDIKRNVFFTKVEQVKAWARTRSLWPLTFGLACCAIEMMGTGAARYDFDRFGVIFRASPRHADLMIVAGTVTAKMSPVLRQLYDQMPEPKWVIAMGSCATCGGPYKDAYSVLNGVDKIVPVDVYIPGCPPTPPALLDGVELLRERIQKEAKGEQVVDK from the coding sequence ATGGACATAAAAGGGTTTAAAGAGTTAGATCATTACGACCCGCGAGTCGCTGAAGACATTAAACGAAACGTCTTTTTTACGAAGGTTGAGCAAGTAAAAGCGTGGGCAAGGACGCGTTCATTATGGCCTCTTACATTTGGGCTTGCATGCTGCGCCATTGAAATGATGGGGACAGGTGCTGCGCGTTATGACTTTGACCGTTTCGGTGTTATTTTCCGTGCTTCTCCAAGGCATGCAGATTTGATGATTGTTGCAGGAACGGTTACGGCAAAAATGTCACCTGTTCTCAGACAACTTTACGATCAAATGCCTGAACCAAAGTGGGTCATTGCTATGGGTTCATGTGCTACTTGTGGAGGACCGTATAAAGATGCGTACAGTGTGTTGAATGGTGTGGATAAAATAGTTCCCGTTGATGTGTACATTCCAGGATGTCCGCCAACGCCGCCTGCACTATTAGACGGTGTAGAGTTACTTCGTGAACGAATTCAAAAAGAAGCAAAAGGAGAGCAGGTGGTTGATAAATGA
- a CDS encoding NADH-quinone oxidoreductase subunit A, with product MDLALYYDNYIYVVIFLVLGVALPVGALTFGRLVRPKNPYNEKLMTYESGIKPSGDAQIRFHVAYYIVALEFVIFDVETVFLYPWAVALDQLGWVGLNAMLIFILVLGLGLAYSWKKKVLEWT from the coding sequence ATGGATTTAGCGCTGTATTATGACAATTACATTTATGTTGTCATCTTTCTGGTGTTAGGTGTGGCCTTACCTGTCGGAGCGCTAACATTCGGGAGGCTGGTTAGACCGAAGAACCCCTACAATGAGAAGTTAATGACCTATGAAAGTGGGATTAAGCCAAGTGGGGACGCTCAAATTCGGTTTCACGTCGCTTATTACATCGTTGCATTAGAATTCGTCATTTTCGATGTTGAAACCGTATTCTTATATCCTTGGGCGGTCGCTTTGGATCAACTCGGCTGGGTCGGCTTGAATGCCATGCTAATCTTTATTTTGGTTCTAGGGTTAGGACTTGCATATTCTTGGAAAAAGAAGGTGCTAGAATGGACATAA
- a CDS encoding NERD domain-containing protein, translating to MIALFLKPITKPRKLLKYEALLRRLIQIHSAKTIIVPEYNRLHAGFKGEKKLEYYLHLLQRPDYHIIHNLRLESGPYFFQIDLLLVSPKLIIILEVKNLSGKIVIDPPLQQVIQTTPSGEKRTYTDFILQAKSQQEQLIRWIKAHKLASLPVEYLVIMVNERSQVEFSPPKPPRAYESIIRPGLMSAKISSFEKSYNTEVFPKKDVKKLSRKMINKDASDDLDLLDRFHITEADLMKGFHCEHCGYIPLVKNGNRWICQKCHLQTENPALLTLKDYALLLGPSITNQEFRHFAKVHSTDTAKRLLQAQNLPHIGTNRGRVYNLHNL from the coding sequence CTGATAGCACTGTTTTTAAAACCCATCACAAAACCGCGAAAACTCCTCAAGTACGAAGCTCTTCTTAGGCGTCTAATTCAAATTCATTCTGCAAAAACAATTATCGTACCAGAATACAATAGACTTCATGCAGGATTTAAAGGTGAAAAGAAACTCGAGTACTATCTTCACCTCCTTCAAAGGCCTGACTACCACATTATCCACAACCTTCGACTGGAAAGTGGTCCTTACTTCTTTCAAATCGATTTATTACTCGTTTCTCCAAAGCTCATCATCATTTTAGAAGTAAAAAATCTTTCAGGAAAAATAGTGATCGACCCTCCACTACAACAAGTGATCCAAACAACCCCGTCAGGTGAAAAGAGAACTTATACTGACTTCATCCTCCAGGCAAAAAGCCAGCAAGAACAGTTGATAAGGTGGATAAAAGCACATAAACTAGCTAGTCTTCCAGTGGAATACTTAGTCATTATGGTGAATGAGAGATCCCAAGTTGAATTTTCCCCCCCGAAACCTCCGCGTGCATATGAAAGTATTATACGTCCTGGGTTGATGTCAGCTAAAATTAGTTCCTTCGAAAAAAGCTACAATACTGAAGTTTTCCCAAAAAAAGATGTTAAGAAGCTCTCTAGAAAAATGATTAATAAGGATGCTTCTGATGATTTAGATTTACTTGATCGCTTCCACATCACAGAGGCAGACCTAATGAAAGGGTTTCATTGTGAACATTGTGGATATATTCCCCTCGTTAAAAATGGTAATCGTTGGATTTGTCAGAAATGTCATTTACAAACGGAAAATCCTGCTTTACTCACGCTCAAAGACTATGCTTTACTTCTAGGCCCCTCAATTACAAATCAAGAATTTCGTCATTTCGCTAAAGTCCATTCTACTGATACAGCAAAACGCCTCCTTCAAGCCCAAAACCTTCCCCACATTGGCACGAACAGAGGTCGTGTTTATAACCTCCACAACCTTTAG
- a CDS encoding F0F1 ATP synthase subunit epsilon: protein MKTMQVNVVTPDGSVYDGEVNMVSVKTTEGELGILPNHLPLVTPLSIGPVRIKKDSQVQLVAVNGGFMEVRRDEVNILAESAELPSDIDEARARAAKERAQRRLDEAKKDNIDFSRAELALKRAINRLEVVGGK from the coding sequence ATGAAGACGATGCAGGTCAATGTCGTCACTCCTGATGGCAGTGTCTACGATGGCGAGGTCAATATGGTCAGTGTGAAAACAACCGAGGGTGAGCTTGGGATTTTACCGAATCACCTTCCACTTGTTACACCATTAAGTATCGGCCCTGTCCGTATAAAAAAAGACTCTCAGGTTCAGTTGGTGGCGGTAAACGGCGGCTTCATGGAAGTTCGCCGTGACGAGGTCAATATTTTGGCCGAATCAGCAGAATTACCATCAGATATCGACGAAGCTAGAGCCCGAGCAGCAAAAGAACGCGCTCAACGTCGCTTAGACGAGGCAAAAAAAGATAACATCGACTTCAGCCGTGCAGAACTCGCGCTAAAGCGAGCGATCAACCGATTAGAAGTCGTTGGTGGAAAGTAA
- the atpD gene encoding F0F1 ATP synthase subunit beta has translation MNKGRVTQVTGPVVDVKFNRGELPEIYNALKIQHKAQSSGEVDVDVTLEVALHLGDDSVRTIAMGSTDGLTRGLETVDTGKPIAVPVGDETLGRVFNVLGEHIDLGEDVPESVQRDPIHREAPKYEELSTETEILETGIKVVDLLAPYIKGGKIGLFGGAGVGKTVLIQELINNIAQEHGGISVFAGVGERTREGNDLYFEMKDSGVISKTSMVFGQMNEPPGARMRVALSGLTMAEHFRDEKGADVLLFVDNIFRFTQAGGEVSALLGRMPSAVGYQPTLATEMGMLQERITSTKKGSVTSIQAIYVPADDYTDPAPATTFAHLDATTNLERKLSEMGIYPAVDPLASTSRALSPEIVGDEHYEVAREVQQTLQKYKELQDIIAILGMDELSEEDKLVVHRARRIQFFLSQNFHVAEQFTGQKGSYVPVKETIRGFQEILDGKYDDLPEDAFRLVGRIEEVVEKAKEME, from the coding sequence ATGAATAAAGGACGCGTCACTCAAGTAACTGGTCCGGTAGTAGACGTAAAGTTTAACCGGGGAGAATTACCTGAGATCTATAACGCGCTTAAAATCCAGCATAAAGCTCAATCCTCTGGTGAAGTGGACGTCGACGTAACGTTAGAAGTTGCCCTTCATCTTGGTGATGACTCCGTGCGTACGATTGCCATGGGATCAACTGATGGATTGACTCGCGGCTTGGAAACAGTAGATACAGGTAAACCAATCGCAGTACCAGTTGGAGATGAGACACTAGGTCGTGTATTTAACGTACTTGGTGAGCACATCGATTTAGGGGAGGATGTACCAGAAAGTGTTCAGCGTGACCCGATTCACCGCGAAGCACCGAAGTACGAAGAACTTTCCACAGAAACTGAAATTTTAGAAACAGGAATCAAAGTCGTTGACCTGCTTGCCCCTTATATTAAAGGTGGTAAAATCGGTCTCTTCGGAGGTGCCGGTGTAGGTAAAACAGTTCTTATTCAAGAGCTAATCAACAACATTGCCCAAGAGCACGGCGGTATTTCCGTATTCGCCGGTGTTGGAGAGCGTACACGAGAAGGAAACGACTTGTACTTTGAAATGAAGGATTCCGGCGTTATCAGCAAAACATCCATGGTATTCGGTCAAATGAACGAGCCACCAGGTGCACGTATGCGTGTTGCCCTGTCCGGCTTGACAATGGCAGAGCACTTCCGTGATGAAAAAGGCGCCGACGTACTTCTTTTCGTCGACAACATTTTCCGGTTTACACAAGCCGGCGGTGAAGTATCCGCCCTACTTGGACGTATGCCATCTGCGGTAGGTTATCAGCCGACGCTTGCAACTGAGATGGGTATGCTTCAAGAGCGAATTACTTCAACGAAAAAAGGTTCCGTAACATCCATCCAAGCGATCTACGTTCCTGCCGATGACTACACTGACCCGGCACCAGCGACGACTTTCGCTCACTTGGATGCAACGACGAACCTTGAGCGTAAGCTTTCTGAAATGGGGATCTACCCAGCGGTTGATCCGCTCGCGTCTACATCCCGTGCCCTTTCTCCTGAAATTGTCGGAGACGAGCACTATGAAGTCGCGCGTGAAGTTCAGCAAACGCTCCAAAAATATAAAGAGCTCCAGGACATTATCGCAATCCTAGGTATGGATGAGCTTTCTGAAGAAGATAAGCTTGTCGTTCACCGAGCTCGTCGTATTCAGTTTTTCCTATCCCAAAATTTCCACGTTGCCGAACAGTTCACGGGTCAAAAAGGCTCTTATGTACCAGTTAAAGAGACGATCCGCGGCTTCCAAGAAATCTTGGACGGTAAATACGACGACCTTCCTGAAGATGCATTCCGTCTTGTCGGACGCATTGAAGAAGTCGTTGAAAAAGCGAAGGAAATGGAATAA
- the atpG gene encoding ATP synthase F1 subunit gamma: MASLRDIQSKISSTKKTKQITKAMQMVSAAKLNKAQNKAQAFFPYTQKIRDVVSSISSGSDYTHPMLEARDEVKKTAYLVITSDRGLCGAYNSGLLRHTMNTIKERHKSQDEYGIIVIGKVGRDFFKKRGMPIYQEIVGVSDQPSYADIKNIAATTVEMFADGVFDEIYIHYNHFISAITQEITETKLLPLTDFDESAGEETSSERLDYLYEPDEETILKRLLPHYAESLVFGALLDGKASEFGARMTAMSAATDNASDMIDDLNLKFNRARQAAITQEINEIVGGASALD, encoded by the coding sequence GTGGCCTCACTTAGAGACATTCAATCAAAGATTTCGTCTACTAAAAAAACGAAGCAGATCACTAAAGCCATGCAAATGGTATCTGCTGCGAAGTTAAATAAAGCGCAAAACAAAGCGCAAGCATTTTTCCCATACACGCAAAAAATTCGTGATGTTGTATCAAGCATTTCATCGGGGAGTGATTACACACACCCGATGCTTGAAGCCCGTGATGAAGTGAAGAAAACAGCATACCTTGTCATCACTTCAGATCGTGGCTTGTGCGGAGCTTACAATAGTGGGCTGTTACGTCACACGATGAACACAATTAAAGAACGGCACAAATCTCAAGATGAATACGGAATTATTGTGATCGGAAAAGTCGGGCGTGACTTTTTCAAAAAGCGCGGTATGCCAATCTATCAAGAGATTGTTGGCGTTTCTGATCAACCGAGCTATGCCGACATTAAAAATATCGCTGCCACCACTGTAGAGATGTTCGCAGATGGAGTGTTTGATGAGATATACATCCATTACAACCATTTCATTAGTGCCATCACGCAGGAAATCACTGAAACAAAACTGCTTCCTCTTACGGATTTTGATGAATCTGCAGGAGAAGAAACAAGCAGCGAACGTCTCGATTATTTATACGAGCCTGACGAGGAAACAATCCTTAAAAGATTGCTTCCACACTATGCAGAAAGCTTAGTATTTGGGGCTTTATTAGACGGAAAAGCCAGTGAGTTCGGAGCACGTATGACAGCGATGAGCGCTGCCACTGACAACGCTTCTGACATGATCGATGACCTGAACTTGAAGTTTAACCGAGCAAGACAGGCTGCGATTACGCAGGAGATCAATGAAATTGTAGGTGGAGCATCAGCTCTCGATTAA